One stretch of Salmo trutta chromosome 7, fSalTru1.1, whole genome shotgun sequence DNA includes these proteins:
- the gins3 gene encoding DNA replication complex GINS protein PSF3 gives METHSYFPVPPGVGMEENFLSLDDILLSHERLPSRTECTFPRLGFLEKSSDSRDIQEGTKMEMPLFLAKGLYERKRRVVSVELPKVYKEGWRTVFNADPTVVDLHKMGPYYYGLGSQLLHFDSPENPEIAQAVLQTFIGRFRRTMDSSQNAYNEDTSALVERLDYLERALFRAGQSGLNSFQNWERGRASTITASSLVLNYRKRKITDLQP, from the exons ATGGAAACGCATTCGTACTTTCCCGTGCCTCCCGGAGTGGGGATGGAAGAGAATTTCTTATCTCTTGATGACATTTTGCTTTCTCACGAGAGGCTACCTAGTCGGACAGAATGCACATTTCCCCGACTTGGATTCCTGGAGAAATCGAGTGACTCCCGAGACATTCAAGAG GGTACGAAGATGGAGATGCCCCTGTTCCTGGCAAAGGGTTTGTATGAGAGGAAGAGGCGTGTTGTCTCAGTGGAGCTGCCTAAGGTCTACAAAGAGGGCTGGAGGACTGTGTTCAACGCAGACCCCACTGTAGTAGACCTGCACAAGATGGGACCCTATTACTATGGCCTCGGCTCCCAGTTGCTGCACTTTGACAGCCCTGAGAATCCGGAGATTGCCCAGGCAGTACTTCAG ACATTCATTGGTCGTTTCCGCCGGACCATGGATTCCTCACAGAATGCCTACAACGAAGACACGTCAGCCCTGGTGGAGCGCTTGGATTACCTGGAGAGGGCACTGTTCAGGGCAGGGCAGAGCGGCCTCAACAGCTTCCAGAACTGGGAGAGGGGCCGCGCATCAACCATCACTGCCTCTAGCCTGGTGCTCAACTACCGCAAGAGGAAGATCACTGATCTGCAGCCCTGA